Within Mycobacterium botniense, the genomic segment GAGCAGCACCGGCCGATCGTCGCCGGCGACGAGCTGCAGGTCGATGTCGAACTGTCGTCGGTGCGACGGATCGCCGGCCGCGACCTGATCACGGTGACCAATACCTTCACTGATAGGGCCGGTGAACGCGTGCACACTCTGCACACCACCGTCGTTGGCGTCACCGCTGAGGATGTCGATCCGGCGATCAAAACGGCCGCACAGAACGCGATGATGCACGACGTGAACATCGCCGCAATCGGTGAATCCGATGCTGATTACGTGAAGACGGTGCGCCCCGAAGGCGAAGTCCGGATCGCTGCAGGTGGCATCACCCGCACACCGGGGACGTTGTTCTTCGACGAGGTGCGGGTCGGCGACGAGCTACCGGTGCACCATGCGCGGCTGTCCCGCGGTGACCTGGTGAACTATGCCGGTGTGGCCGGCGACGCCAACCCGATCCACTGGGACGAAGACATCGCCAAGCTGGCCGGGCTGCCCGATGTGATCGCCCACGGGATGCTCACCATGGGTTTGGGTGCCGGATTCGTCTCGGCGTGGTCGGGCGACCCCGGTGCGGTGACCCGCTATGCGGTGCGGCTGTCGCAGCCCGCGATCGTGTCGGCCGCCGAAGGCGCAGACATCGAATTCAGCGGCCGGATCAAATCGTTGGACCCGGCAACCCGCTCCGGTGTCGTCATCGTCTCCGCGAAGTCGGGTGGCCGCAAAATATTCGGCCTGGCGACGTTGACCGTCCGCTTCCGCTGACCCCGCGGTTGGGATCCACGTGCCCGATGTCGTGTGACGGGGCGGCGCCTACCCCAATCAGCGGCCCCGCAGTGCGGCCATGGACAGCATTCGTGTCATGTCTCCACAAGGTGGGGGGAAGGCTCCGCCCCCGTCAACCAGTGGCGGCCGACCCGGCGGGCGGTTTCCCACTTGGGGATGCTCACTGCATCGTCTTGGCCGAGGTCCTCGGGGGTCGGCCCGATGCGTTGGGCCAGGGGAGCGAGGGCGTTCAGGTCGAAGTTGTACACCTCGGCTGCTGCCAGGCCCAGCATCTGGCGGGTTTCCTCGATGGGGACGTCCCAAAAAGAGCGCCGCAGCCATTCACGGGTATGCGGCCAAGTTCCCTCCGGATGGGGGAAGTCATTGCCCCACAACATGTTTGGCACACCGATCTCGTAGCGCCGCGCCAGCTCCCTGCGCTCCGTGGTGGTGGCCCCGATGAAACAGTTGCGGTCGAAGTAGGCTGAGGGCGGCATCGTCAGATCGCCCTCCATCAGATGGCTCATCTTCTTGGCCGAGTGCTCGCGCAAATACCGCGTATCCATCAGCCAGAGCAGGTCGTTGGCCCAGAATGCGCCACACTCCGTGACTCCCCATCGCAGCCGGGGGAAGCGCTCGAACACGCCTGACCACAGTGCGAACCACAGCGGCCGGGCCCCCCACCAGCGCACCTCGGTGACATAGATGCCCAGATGTCCGCCGTACTCCTCCTGCGGGGCGGGACCGGAGTGGGTGTGCACCGGCATCTGCAGGTCCTGGCAGGCGGCCCAGACCTTGTCGTAGCGACGGTCGTGGTAGGGCGGGTAGCCGACCCAGCGCGCGGGGATCAGAATCCCGCCCCGCAACCCCGATTCCGCGGCTCGGGTGATTTCGGCCACCGCCGCGTCGACATCCGCCAGTATCGGCACGACCGCGACCCCGGCCCGCCGCTCGGGGCTGTGGCTGCACAGCTCGGCCAGCCAGCGGTTGTGCGCCCGGGCCCCGGCCATGGCACGCCCCGGGTCGAGCTCGCCCGATTGGCCCAGACCGGCCCCGAACGGGGCCCCGGCGACCCCGGTTACGGCGTCGGCGTCGGGGAAGATAACCTCGCCGGCCACCCCGTCGCCGTCGAGTTCCTTGTCCCGCAGCCCGACATCCCATCCGCCGGCGATACCCTCTCCATGCTCGGCGAACCACGCCTGCGCGAATTGCTCATCGATGAACTCGCCAACCTGCGGCGCGGCAGCCTTTTCGGCCAGGTACGCCTCGAACTCCTCCCGATACTCCGGGTCGACATATTCGCGGTACCGTTCGGTGGGCAGCTCGGCGTGACAGTCCGCGGAGATGATCACATAGGGGTCCACAGGCGTCCTTTCGTTACCAGGCACGGATGGGGTCAGGCTCGAAGACGGTGCTGCGCGCATCGGCGGGTACGGCCGCCAGCGGCTCGGCCACCTCGGCCACGGTCGGGCCGATCCGGTCCACGAGGGGCGCGAGCGCCTGGAGGTCGAAGCCATAGACGCTCGCCGCAGTACCGCCCACCATGGCCGCCACCTCGTCGGCCGGGACACCGCTGAAGGTATGGCGCAGCGCCTCGCGCGTGTAGGGAGCGGTGCCCTCGAAATGTGGGTAATCACTTCCCCACATGATCTTCTCGACGCCGATTCGGTGGCGCTCGGCGCATTCGACGGGTCGCATGAAGCTGGCGCCGACATAACACTGGCGGGCCCAGTACTGGCTGGGCTTAAGGGGTAATGAGCCGGCGGTCGGCCCGGCGAACCGAGCGATCGCCGAGCTCGCTCGCCCATAACGCGCGACCGCGACGTCGAGCGAGTCGAGGGTCGCCGGTATCCAGCCGGCGCCCTGCTCGGTGAAGACCACGGTGAGGTCCGGATGGCGATCGAGTACGCCACTGAAGATCAGATGCCACAGCGCCCGATGCGCCCACCAGTGCGTCTCGTACACCCACACCGCGAACGAGCTGCCCCACCCGTCGGTCGGGCTCGGCCCGGCGTTGCCACCGTGGTGGTTGACCACCACGCCCGCTTGCTCGCACGCCGCCCACAGCGGCTCCCAGTGCTCGGCGTAGAGCGGAGGGATGCCGCTGCCGGGGACGACTCCGGGCAGCAGCACACCGCCGCGCAGCCCCAGTTTCGCGATCTGGGCAATTTCGGTGACAGCCTCGTCGAGATCGCCGAGCAGGATCTGGCCTACCCCGGCGCGCCGCTCGGGCGAGGCGGAGCAGAAGTCGGCCAGCCAGCGATTGTGCGCACGCAGTCCGGCCCAGCGCAGCTCAAGCTCGCGGACGGTCTCCGGCGGGGGTGCGGCCAGGCTCGCCTGGGGGAAGAACGGCGGCACCGTATTGGGGAAGATGACCTCCCCCGCAATGCCTTCCCGGTCCAGATCAGCGTTGCGCCGGTCGCTGTTCCAATTGCGTTCGGCGTCGGGTTCGGTGAGGTCGGCGAACGGGTTGACGTATGTCTTTGCCCAGCCGTCGAATTCGTCGCGGTACTGCGGATCGAGGTACTCGCGGTAGTCGAGCAGATCCGCACCGGCGTGGCAGTCGGCCGAGATGACCGTATACCGATCCATGCGCTATACCCGCGCGGGCTCGGGTCCAGGGGCCGCGAGCAATGCTTCGTTGTCATAGGGCTCGTCGTAGCGCTGGTGCACATACGGCAGCAGCCACTCCTGCGGTACCCGCGCGGCGATCCGTCCCACCTGGACGGTGCGCCGGCGACACCAGGTGATCGAGCTGATCTGGCGGACCACGATGTCGGCCACCGGATCCAGTGGCGACTCCCCCAATTCGATTGTGCCGTCGATGTTTTCGAACAGCTCGTAGTGGCGGTGATATTCACCGTAGACCAGGTGCGGATCGGTGATACCGCTGCCGTCGGGAGCCCGCAGGAACTTGAAGTAGAACTCGGTGTCGACCTGGTCGGGTGGCAACTGCGCCGGGCCAGTGACCTGACCGTTCACTCGGATGAGCTGATAGCCTAGCCGGTCAACTGTCGCGGTGACGCGATCGTCGTCACGCTGCACGTCGATGTGAGCCAATTTCTTGGGTTCGCCGAATGTTTCGCGCCCACCCGTGACCGATTGCTCGGTGGACTGGGGCATGAAGAGGGGATAGTCGCCGTGCAGCTCGCCATGCCGGGCGGTCACCGAAAACACCGCCGATCCGAATGGCGGTCTGCCCTCGATCCGGACCCGCTGAAGCTGAACGCGCACCAATGGCTCGGCCGCCGGTTCCAGCGGCTTGGGCAAGACGGCCGCGACAATCTCCGGATCGGTGAGGTACGTGACAGTCACCGCTTCGGTGGCGATCGGCGCCTTGGTGGCGTCGACCTCGTGATCGACTTGCGCCTCGGGCGGGCGAGGGCCATACCGAATTATCTTGGTGCTCAATGCTTTCCTCCTTCGGTAGCGGGCGTCTTCGCGGCGCTCTGGCTGAGCACGTCGA encodes:
- a CDS encoding fused (3R)-hydroxyacyl-ACP dehydratase subunits HadA/HadB; translation: MTTAAETSAIESRVGHYYQMDRTYLVGREKLREYARAVQDYHPAHWDVAAAAELGYPDLVAPLTFTSVPGMACNRRMFESVVVGYHTYVQTEEVFEQHRPIVAGDELQVDVELSSVRRIAGRDLITVTNTFTDRAGERVHTLHTTVVGVTAEDVDPAIKTAAQNAMMHDVNIAAIGESDADYVKTVRPEGEVRIAAGGITRTPGTLFFDEVRVGDELPVHHARLSRGDLVNYAGVAGDANPIHWDEDIAKLAGLPDVIAHGMLTMGLGAGFVSAWSGDPGAVTRYAVRLSQPAIVSAAEGADIEFSGRIKSLDPATRSGVVIVSAKSGGRKIFGLATLTVRFR
- a CDS encoding amidohydrolase family protein, whose product is MRAAPSSSLTPSVPGNERTPVDPYVIISADCHAELPTERYREYVDPEYREEFEAYLAEKAAAPQVGEFIDEQFAQAWFAEHGEGIAGGWDVGLRDKELDGDGVAGEVIFPDADAVTGVAGAPFGAGLGQSGELDPGRAMAGARAHNRWLAELCSHSPERRAGVAVVPILADVDAAVAEITRAAESGLRGGILIPARWVGYPPYHDRRYDKVWAACQDLQMPVHTHSGPAPQEEYGGHLGIYVTEVRWWGARPLWFALWSGVFERFPRLRWGVTECGAFWANDLLWLMDTRYLREHSAKKMSHLMEGDLTMPPSAYFDRNCFIGATTTERRELARRYEIGVPNMLWGNDFPHPEGTWPHTREWLRRSFWDVPIEETRQMLGLAAAEVYNFDLNALAPLAQRIGPTPEDLGQDDAVSIPKWETARRVGRHWLTGAEPSPHLVET
- a CDS encoding amidohydrolase family protein, with the translated sequence MDRYTVISADCHAGADLLDYREYLDPQYRDEFDGWAKTYVNPFADLTEPDAERNWNSDRRNADLDREGIAGEVIFPNTVPPFFPQASLAAPPPETVRELELRWAGLRAHNRWLADFCSASPERRAGVGQILLGDLDEAVTEIAQIAKLGLRGGVLLPGVVPGSGIPPLYAEHWEPLWAACEQAGVVVNHHGGNAGPSPTDGWGSSFAVWVYETHWWAHRALWHLIFSGVLDRHPDLTVVFTEQGAGWIPATLDSLDVAVARYGRASSAIARFAGPTAGSLPLKPSQYWARQCYVGASFMRPVECAERHRIGVEKIMWGSDYPHFEGTAPYTREALRHTFSGVPADEVAAMVGGTAASVYGFDLQALAPLVDRIGPTVAEVAEPLAAVPADARSTVFEPDPIRAW
- a CDS encoding acetoacetate decarboxylase family protein translates to MSTKIIRYGPRPPEAQVDHEVDATKAPIATEAVTVTYLTDPEIVAAVLPKPLEPAAEPLVRVQLQRVRIEGRPPFGSAVFSVTARHGELHGDYPLFMPQSTEQSVTGGRETFGEPKKLAHIDVQRDDDRVTATVDRLGYQLIRVNGQVTGPAQLPPDQVDTEFYFKFLRAPDGSGITDPHLVYGEYHRHYELFENIDGTIELGESPLDPVADIVVRQISSITWCRRRTVQVGRIAARVPQEWLLPYVHQRYDEPYDNEALLAAPGPEPARV